Proteins from a single region of Cupriavidus sp. MP-37:
- a CDS encoding LysR family transcriptional regulator, which produces MNNLSAIVAFVKVATVLNFATAARELGLSRAAVSKSIQRLETSLDVRLFHRDTRSVSLTDEGKVYLDKIRPLMEGINAAADELDKYRTGPYGTVKVSATVGFGRHVILPVISDFLHAYPDIKIDLILEDRHADLVSEQIDIAIRNGALGDQDIISRKLANMQILVCGSPAYFARRGVPTSPDDLAGHDCIGFRSTTTGRLFGWEFEKAGEMLIRPIESRVTVNDVASAIELAIAGQGLVQVGAYQLKEHIRAGRLRPVLTDYLASHRGHHACYASRRQLPVRVRTFLDFLRAKVSDADTCMDREELAQFRALP; this is translated from the coding sequence ATGAATAATCTTTCTGCCATCGTGGCCTTCGTCAAGGTCGCAACTGTGTTGAATTTCGCCACGGCGGCGCGCGAACTCGGCTTGTCACGGGCAGCTGTCAGCAAGAGCATACAAAGGCTCGAGACCTCGCTCGACGTACGCCTGTTTCATCGTGACACCCGCAGTGTCAGTCTGACCGATGAAGGCAAGGTGTATCTGGACAAGATCCGCCCGCTGATGGAAGGGATCAATGCGGCGGCTGACGAACTGGACAAGTACCGCACTGGGCCTTACGGAACGGTCAAAGTGAGCGCCACAGTCGGATTCGGACGGCATGTCATACTTCCCGTGATTTCAGACTTCCTCCATGCCTATCCCGACATCAAGATCGACCTGATCCTGGAAGACAGGCATGCGGACCTGGTCTCCGAACAGATCGATATCGCCATCCGTAACGGCGCGTTGGGCGATCAGGACATCATCTCCAGGAAGCTGGCGAACATGCAGATCCTGGTGTGCGGATCTCCAGCCTATTTCGCGCGCCGTGGCGTGCCGACCTCGCCGGACGATCTTGCCGGACATGATTGCATCGGATTTCGATCCACCACCACGGGTCGCCTATTCGGCTGGGAATTCGAGAAAGCGGGCGAGATGCTCATTCGCCCGATCGAGAGCCGCGTCACCGTGAACGACGTGGCATCCGCAATTGAACTGGCCATCGCAGGGCAAGGCCTGGTGCAGGTAGGGGCCTACCAGCTGAAGGAACACATCCGGGCCGGCCGCTTGCGACCCGTGCTTACCGACTATCTTGCATCGCACCGGGGACACCACGCATGCTACGCAAGCCGTCGGCAACTGCCCGTGCGAGTGAGGACTTTCCTGGATTTCTTGCGCGCCAAGGTAAGCGACGCAGATACCTGCATGGACCGCGAGGAGCTAGCCCAGTTTCGCGCCCTGCCTTAG
- a CDS encoding tripartite tricarboxylate transporter substrate binding protein codes for MDRRLILRATLLTALCFSFSSGSAQAQPIAGGKPVTLVVGFAAGGAADAAARLIAKKLADNLGQPVVVDNRGGAGGNIAHQLVARGPADGSMLLFGSIGPLTIAPHLMKLPYDPFKDLAPVSGGVNFPNMLVVHKGAGVNNLAELVALAKKKPGTVDYASTGAGSASHLAGELFNQRAGIEMVHIPYKGGAPALQDLLGQRVTSYFSAPPTAMPQVEAGKLLPLATTGPVRPAYLPNVPTVAESGYPGFEALNWYAFVAPGKTPVPVLDRWNQEIVKVLNDAGVKDALNKHGLTPQPTTRPELLAFMKKESAKWGAIVRERKITVD; via the coding sequence ATGGACCGTCGACTGATCCTGCGCGCCACCTTGCTGACCGCGCTCTGCTTTTCCTTCTCATCGGGTTCTGCGCAGGCGCAACCCATCGCCGGCGGCAAGCCGGTCACGCTGGTGGTGGGCTTTGCCGCCGGCGGTGCAGCCGATGCGGCCGCGCGGCTGATTGCCAAAAAACTTGCGGACAACCTCGGCCAGCCGGTTGTGGTCGACAACCGTGGTGGTGCCGGCGGCAATATCGCCCACCAGCTGGTGGCGCGCGGTCCGGCGGACGGCAGCATGCTGCTGTTCGGCTCGATCGGGCCGCTGACCATTGCGCCACACCTGATGAAGCTGCCCTACGATCCGTTCAAGGACCTGGCTCCGGTCTCGGGCGGCGTGAACTTTCCCAATATGCTGGTGGTGCACAAGGGCGCCGGCGTGAACAACCTGGCCGAGCTGGTCGCGCTGGCGAAGAAGAAGCCAGGGACTGTGGACTACGCGTCCACCGGCGCCGGCTCCGCCTCGCATCTTGCCGGCGAACTGTTCAACCAGCGCGCCGGCATCGAGATGGTTCATATCCCCTACAAGGGCGGGGCACCGGCACTGCAGGATTTGCTTGGCCAGCGCGTGACCTCATATTTTTCCGCACCGCCGACCGCGATGCCGCAGGTCGAGGCCGGCAAGCTCTTGCCGCTCGCCACCACCGGGCCGGTGCGGCCGGCGTACCTGCCCAATGTGCCCACCGTGGCGGAATCCGGCTACCCCGGCTTCGAGGCGCTGAACTGGTATGCCTTCGTGGCTCCGGGCAAGACGCCGGTTCCGGTCCTCGATCGCTGGAACCAGGAGATCGTCAAGGTGCTGAACGACGCCGGCGTGAAGGATGCCCTGAATAAGCATGGCCTGACCCCGCAGCCGACCACGCGGCCGGAACTGCTCGCCTTCATGAAGAAAGAAAGCGCAAAGTGGGGCGCGATCGTCAGGGAGCGGAAGATCACGGTCGATTGA
- the tcuB gene encoding tricarballylate utilization 4Fe-4S protein TcuB: MPSLAELVDQASANAQGLGGTDRRVIPIHPVLPLTAAEGEVARILQICNACRYCEGFCAVFPAMTRRLEFGRADVHYMANLCHNCGACLHACQYAPPHEFGVNIPVAMAEVRGQTYQDYAWPPVLGKLYRRNGLTVSLALALALTLFLLLAVALNGTLWGGPVRGNFYALFPHNLVVSMFAPVFGFVVLALAMGVRRFWREVTPATSGAPVSAPAAAEAGAAVLRLKYLDGGHGAGCNNADDAFTLSRRRFHHLTFYGFALCFAATAVATIYHYAFGWHAPYELPSLPKVLGALGGVSLAIGTAGLGWLNLQRHRLHLAHGQRPMDLGFIALLFLTATSGLALWMGRGSPAMAILLCLHLGAVMALFTTMPYGKFAHGVFRSAALLRHAVEKRRPNPVGLGSD; this comes from the coding sequence ATGCCATCGCTGGCTGAACTGGTAGACCAGGCTAGTGCCAACGCCCAAGGCCTGGGCGGCACTGACCGGCGCGTGATTCCGATCCACCCCGTCTTGCCGCTGACGGCTGCCGAAGGCGAAGTCGCGCGCATCCTGCAGATCTGCAATGCCTGCCGCTATTGCGAAGGCTTCTGCGCGGTGTTCCCCGCGATGACGCGGCGGCTCGAGTTCGGCCGCGCCGACGTGCACTATATGGCCAACCTGTGCCACAACTGCGGCGCCTGCCTGCATGCCTGCCAGTACGCGCCGCCGCATGAGTTCGGCGTCAACATCCCGGTGGCGATGGCGGAAGTCCGTGGCCAGACCTACCAGGACTATGCCTGGCCGCCAGTGCTGGGAAAGCTGTACCGGCGCAATGGCCTGACCGTTTCGCTGGCCCTGGCGCTGGCGCTGACCCTGTTCCTGCTGCTGGCCGTGGCGCTCAACGGTACGTTGTGGGGCGGTCCTGTCCGCGGCAATTTCTACGCGCTGTTCCCGCACAACCTGGTGGTGTCGATGTTTGCACCGGTGTTCGGCTTCGTCGTGCTTGCGCTGGCGATGGGCGTGCGCAGGTTCTGGCGCGAAGTCACCCCGGCGACGAGCGGCGCGCCTGTGAGCGCGCCAGCGGCGGCCGAGGCGGGGGCCGCCGTGCTGCGGCTGAAATACCTCGACGGCGGCCACGGTGCCGGCTGCAACAATGCCGACGACGCCTTCACGCTGTCGCGCCGGCGTTTCCATCATCTGACATTCTATGGCTTCGCGCTGTGCTTTGCCGCCACCGCCGTGGCGACGATCTATCACTATGCCTTCGGCTGGCACGCGCCATACGAACTGCCGAGCTTGCCCAAGGTGCTCGGCGCCCTCGGCGGCGTCAGTCTCGCGATCGGCACGGCGGGGCTCGGCTGGCTCAACCTGCAACGCCACCGCCTGCATCTCGCTCACGGCCAGCGGCCGATGGACCTGGGCTTCATCGCCTTGCTGTTCCTGACTGCTACCAGCGGCCTGGCGCTGTGGATGGGCCGCGGCTCGCCGGCAATGGCGATCCTCTTATGCCTGCACCTGGGTGCGGTGATGGCGCTGTTCACCACCATGCCCTACGGCAAGTTTGCCCACGGTGTGTTCCGCAGTGCCGCGCTGCTGCGCCATGCAGTGGAAAAGCGCCGGCCGAACCCGGTCGGGCTCGGGTCGGACTGA
- a CDS encoding LysR substrate-binding domain-containing protein, whose amino-acid sequence MELRQLRYFAKVCELGSFGKAALELELATSALSQQISRLERELSTRLLQRQSTGVVPTDAGLAFLRQAQLTLRHADDAVRAAQQARLSGHVSIGLASTTAAVLGVPLLRAMAARYPDVRVHVVEALSGHLSEMLNARRLDLAIVFRTETARRWSVTPLLDEKLYVLGAPGLPGLPKGQRARLAQLGELPLILPSASHGLRALLDAAFARVRVTPNVVAEIDGLSLLMDAVRAGFGATIQPGAALARLNDPTLIRAPVADAQVGRHNLLASLSDDELSPAALAARVVLADTARSLVRDGAWFGATLHKD is encoded by the coding sequence ATGGAACTGCGTCAACTCCGCTATTTCGCCAAGGTCTGCGAACTAGGCAGCTTCGGCAAGGCAGCGCTCGAACTGGAGCTCGCCACCTCCGCGCTCAGCCAGCAGATCAGCCGGCTCGAGCGCGAATTGTCCACGCGCCTGCTGCAGCGCCAATCCACGGGCGTGGTGCCGACCGATGCCGGACTGGCCTTCCTGCGGCAGGCCCAGCTGACGCTGCGCCACGCCGACGATGCGGTACGGGCCGCGCAGCAGGCGCGGCTGTCCGGCCATGTCAGCATCGGGCTGGCTTCGACCACCGCCGCGGTGCTGGGCGTGCCGCTGCTGCGTGCCATGGCGGCGCGCTATCCCGACGTGCGGGTCCACGTGGTCGAGGCGCTGTCCGGGCATCTGAGCGAGATGCTCAATGCGCGGCGGCTGGACCTGGCCATCGTATTCCGCACCGAGACCGCGCGCCGCTGGAGCGTGACGCCGCTGCTCGACGAGAAGCTTTATGTGCTTGGGGCTCCGGGCTTGCCAGGCCTGCCGAAGGGCCAGCGCGCCCGGCTCGCGCAGTTGGGGGAACTGCCGCTGATCTTGCCGAGCGCGAGCCACGGCTTGCGCGCCCTGCTCGATGCGGCCTTTGCGCGGGTGCGCGTGACGCCGAACGTGGTGGCGGAGATCGACGGCCTGTCGCTGCTGATGGATGCGGTGCGCGCGGGCTTTGGCGCCACCATCCAGCCGGGCGCGGCGCTCGCGCGCCTCAATGATCCGACGCTGATCCGCGCGCCGGTGGCCGACGCCCAGGTCGGGCGGCACAACCTGCTGGCCAGCCTTTCCGATGATGAGCTGTCGCCGGCGGCACTGGCGGCGCGGGTCGTGCTGGCCGATACCGCGCGCAGCCTGGTGCGCGACGGCGCTTGGTTCGGCGCGACGCTGCACAAGGATTGA
- a CDS encoding TetR/AcrR family transcriptional regulator, which translates to MRSTRTTPVATRPRKFASQARARATVDALIEATSRILASDGQARASTNHIADAAGVSIGSLYQYYPCKEALFAAVIDRHYRNLVLRFRVALADLAVAAGVQSLSRLVEVASEAQRAHPAQHRLPPGNDDAMTACWCEIHALLRGFLGEMTMTGVVDDTVRHVLESLLREIEMKIEGRKLAASR; encoded by the coding sequence ATGCGGTCGACCCGTACTACACCTGTCGCGACCAGGCCCAGAAAATTCGCCTCGCAGGCGCGGGCGCGCGCGACGGTCGACGCCTTGATAGAAGCGACCTCGCGCATTTTGGCCAGTGACGGCCAGGCCAGGGCGAGCACGAATCATATTGCCGACGCGGCCGGCGTGAGCATAGGCTCGCTCTACCAATATTATCCGTGTAAGGAGGCCTTGTTCGCGGCGGTGATTGATCGTCATTATCGCAACCTCGTGCTGCGGTTCCGGGTGGCGCTGGCCGACCTCGCTGTTGCAGCAGGAGTTCAGTCGCTGTCAAGACTCGTGGAAGTCGCCAGTGAAGCGCAGCGTGCACACCCCGCGCAGCATCGTCTCCCACCGGGCAATGACGATGCCATGACGGCGTGCTGGTGCGAGATTCATGCGCTATTGCGGGGCTTCCTGGGGGAGATGACGATGACCGGCGTCGTGGACGATACCGTTCGGCATGTGCTGGAATCTCTGCTGCGGGAGATAGAAATGAAAATAGAGGGTCGAAAGCTCGCTGCATCGCGATGA